The Anaerolineae bacterium genomic interval GGGGCCTTTTTGCCAGCCTGATCCGCCTCGACCTGCGGCGCTTTTTCGTGATCACCGGCGTGCTGCTCACCCTGTTTGCCGCCGGGCTGGTGGCCCACGGCATGCACGAGTTCATCGAGTTGGGCTGGCTTCCCACCCTTCTCGATCCCGTTTGGAACACGAACCCCCTGCTGCCCGAACAGAGCCCCCTGGGCCGGCTGCTCACCGCCCTTTTCGGCTACAACGGCAACCCCTCGCTGACCGAAGTGCTGGCCTACTGGGGCTATCTGCTGCTCATCGCGCTCCCTTTCCTGCACACGAAAAGACGGGGAATGGCTACCACCCCCGGTCGGGCTTGACAGAGCGCCCCCCTGAGGGGCTATAATAGAAATGCTTCGACACGCAGCGGGCTTTCACGGCCCGCTCCCTTTTCCGCATCATTTAGTGTAAAGAAAACACTTACCCAAGGAGAGCGCCATGCCCCCATCCACTTTACCCGTCCCACCTCATTTTGACCCTGAACGGGTCGGCAAGGTCTGGAAGGTGGATTACGAGGCCCGCGCGCGCGAGGCCCGCGCCTGGGCGCAGCAACACGCCATCCCGCCAGCGGCGCAGGACTCCCCCCGCATCGCCCTGGTGCTCATTGACCTGCAAAACACCTTCTGCCTCCCCGACTTCGAACTTTTCGTCGCCGGGCGCTCGGGTCACGGCGCGGTGGAGGACAACATCCGTCTCTGTCGCTTCATCTACCAGAACCTGCACCACATCACCCACATCGTCGCCACCCTGGATACCCATCTCCCCATGCAAATCTTCCACGCGCCCTTCTTAGTGGACGCCGAAGGGAACCACCCCGCCCCCTTCACCATGATCAGCGCCGAAGATGTGGCCGCCGGCCGCTGGCGCTTCAACCCCCACCTGGCTCCGGTGTTGGGGCTAACCCCCGAGGAGGGGCAGGCCCATCTGGAACACTATGTGCGCACCTTGGCCCAGAAAGGCAAATATCAGCACACCATCTGGCCCTTCCACGCCATGCTGGGCGGCATCGGCCACGCCTTAGTGCCCGCCGTCGAGGAGGCTGTCTTCTTCCACAGCATCGCGCGCTACGCCCAGCCGGAGCACATCATCAAAGGCAACCATCCCCTCACCGAGCATTACTCGGCCCTCGGCCCGGAGGTGAACACCGACCCCCACGGCCACCCGCTGGTGCCGCCCAATGAACGCCTGGTGCAACTCGTGAAGGAGTACGATGCCGTCATCATCACCGGCCAGGCCAAGAGCCACTGCGTGGCGTGGACGGTCAACGACCTGCTGGACACCCTGGAGCAACGCGGCCAGGGTCACCTGGCCCGGCGCATCTACCTGCTGGAAGACACCACTTCCCCTGTGGTGGTCCCCGGGGCGGACTTCACCGACGCCGCCGATGAGGCCTACGCCCGCTTCGCCCGGCGCGGGGCCCATCGGGTGACCACCGAGCAGCCCCTGGACACGTGGGGCATCGCCTGACCCCAGGGAGGGGAACCCACCCCGAGGTTCTGCCTGCCCCCGGCCGCATCCGGGAGGGGCGCACCTCCGGGGTGGGGCTCCCCCCTCCATCTCCTGCCGACTCCACGCCATCTTTTCAAAGGAGGCCTCACCATGAGCATCTTCGACGGGCAGCGGCTGGACGCATCCGCCCTTCACCTGGATTGGGAAGGCATTCGCCGCCAGCGCTATAGCGACAAATACTTCGTCAACATCGCCCGCCTGCTGGGCGCATTGAACGCCCAGGGCTACACCTACGCCGGAAGCCACGGTCGGCTGCCCGCGGAACAAAGCCATGGCCTGCCCATCGGCGATATGGAAGTCGAGATGCAATGGTTCACCCGCCGCCGGGGTACCACGGTGGTGGCCGGAGTGGATGTCGCTCTGGCCGTGCTACGCCGGGCAACGGGCTACTGGGAGGGCGAACGCTTTATCCCCACCGCCGACCGCCTGCAGGTCTGGGCCGTTCAGGACGGCGACACCGTGGCCTACCACGGCGACCCCCTGCAGGTGCAGCCGGTGCTGCGGGTGCGGGGCCGCTACCGCGATTTCGGTCCCCTGGAAACCGTGACCCTGGGCTTCCTCACCCGCGCCAGCCGCATCGCCACCAACACCTACCAGATCCTCCAGGCCAGCGGGGGCAAGCCGGTGCTCTTCTTCCCCGCGCGGTTCGATTTGCCCTCCGTGCAGGCGCTGGACGGCTACGCCTACTTCATCGGCGTGCAACGCTACAATCACGATTTCGACGCCCAGGTGCAGCCTTTCATCTCCACCGACGCCCAGGGCGAATGGTGGGGCGGCGTGGGCGGCGGCACCACGGCTCACGCCTTTCTGGCCTGCTTCCTGGGCGACATCCCCGAGGCCATGGTGACCTTTGCCCGCCATCTGCCGCCGGAGGTGCCGCTCATCGCCCTGGTGGACTTCAACAACCATTGCGCCCGCGACGCCGTCACCGTGGCCTGGACCATGTTCCAGCACTACCGCGCCGCCTTAGAGGCCAACAAGCCCGAAGAAGCCCGCAAGTTCAAACTCTTCGGCGTGCGGCTGGACACGGCCGGCGACCTGCGCGACGCCTCCATCCCTCCGCTGGGCTCTCCCGAACTGGACCTGGGCGTGAACCCCCGGCTGGTCTTCGCCGTGCGGGAAGCCCTCGACCACGCCTGGGAACACTGGGACCTGCCGCCCCGCTGGCGCGAGGAGGCCCGCCGTTACTGCCAGGAGATCAAGATCGTGGTCTCCGGCGGCTTCAACCCGGAGAAAATCACCCGCTTCGAAAAGTTAGGCGTGCCGGTGGATTTCTACGGCGTCGGCTCCTGGTTCTACAACAACCACGGCCCCACGGTCACCGACTTCACCGCCGACGTGGTGCGTGTCAAAGTCGGCGATCGCTGGGTGGACATGGCTAAGGTGGGCCGCCGCGCCTGCGACAATCCCCGCCTGGAGCGTGTGTGGTGACGGCCCAGGCGACTGAAGACAGCACCCCACCGTTGACAACGGGGGTGAATGCTTTAAAATGGAGTCGGAGAGAGGAGGCCGGCCGGGTGGTCGCGGCGCAGCGCAGGCTGCGTCGAGGAAAGTCCGCACTCCACAGGGCAGGGAGCCGGGGAAAACCCGGGCGGGGGTAACCTCGCGCACAGGGCCACAGAAACAGACCGCCAGCGACCTGCGCTTCGCGCGCAGGTGCGGGCAAGGGTGAAAAGGTGGGGTAAGAGCCCACCGGCGCGTCGGGTAACCGGCGCGGCCAGGCAACCGCCTCCCGGAGCAAGGCCGAGCAGGGGCGAAGGCGGCTTGTCCGCCGGGGTGTGGCCCGCACCCCTGGAGCCCCGGGTAGGCCGCACCGCCTGCGGGCGGGCGCGTGGCACCCCCACGCGCAGACAGATGACCACCCAGGCGGGCCGCGGGCGGGAAGACGCCATGGCGTAAACCGTCCGCCCCGTCGGACAGAATGCGGCTTACAGGCCGACCTTCTCTCTCCGCGTATCTTCCTTCGCCAGGCGCTTATGCATCCTGCTCCCACCCATCTGCTCCTCGACCTGGACGGCACCCTTTACCCCGAGGCTGTGGGCCTCTGGCCGGCCATCAAGGAACGCATCGGCCGCTACCTCACCGAACGCCTGGGCCTTTCGCCGGTCGAGGCCCAGCGCCTGCGCCGGGAGTATGTGCAGCGCTACGGCACTACCCTGCGCGGGCTGCAACTCCACCACGGGGTGGACCCCCAGGACTTTTTGGCTTTTGTCCACGACCTCCCTATCGAGGAGATGCTCCAGCCCGATCCCCGCCTGCGCGCTATCCTCGAGGCGGTGTCGCAACCCAAATGGGTGTTCACCAACGCCGATGAACCCCACACCTGGCGCGTGCTGCGGCGCCTGGGCATCGACGACCTCTTCGCCGGCATCATCGACCTGGTCGCCACGGACTTCCATCCCAAGCCCCACCCTCACGCCTTCGCCGTGGCCCTGACGCGTCTAGGGCATCCACCCGCCCGCTCCGTGGCGGTGCTCGACGACCTCCCCCGCAACACCCGCGCCGCACGCCAGTTGGGCTTCCTGAGCGTGCTCGTCGGCAGCGAACCGGCCCAACCCGACGATGCCCACTTCTTTCTCCCCAACATTTATCATCTCCCCACCCTTTCCTTCTGACGGAGGCCCTCATGTGGACCAAAATCCTGCTGGCCCTGGC includes:
- a CDS encoding nicotinate phosphoribosyltransferase → MSIFDGQRLDASALHLDWEGIRRQRYSDKYFVNIARLLGALNAQGYTYAGSHGRLPAEQSHGLPIGDMEVEMQWFTRRRGTTVVAGVDVALAVLRRATGYWEGERFIPTADRLQVWAVQDGDTVAYHGDPLQVQPVLRVRGRYRDFGPLETVTLGFLTRASRIATNTYQILQASGGKPVLFFPARFDLPSVQALDGYAYFIGVQRYNHDFDAQVQPFISTDAQGEWWGGVGGGTTAHAFLACFLGDIPEAMVTFARHLPPEVPLIALVDFNNHCARDAVTVAWTMFQHYRAALEANKPEEARKFKLFGVRLDTAGDLRDASIPPLGSPELDLGVNPRLVFAVREALDHAWEHWDLPPRWREEARRYCQEIKIVVSGGFNPEKITRFEKLGVPVDFYGVGSWFYNNHGPTVTDFTADVVRVKVGDRWVDMAKVGRRACDNPRLERVW
- a CDS encoding pyrimidine 5'-nucleotidase, encoding MHPAPTHLLLDLDGTLYPEAVGLWPAIKERIGRYLTERLGLSPVEAQRLRREYVQRYGTTLRGLQLHHGVDPQDFLAFVHDLPIEEMLQPDPRLRAILEAVSQPKWVFTNADEPHTWRVLRRLGIDDLFAGIIDLVATDFHPKPHPHAFAVALTRLGHPPARSVAVLDDLPRNTRAARQLGFLSVLVGSEPAQPDDAHFFLPNIYHLPTLSF
- a CDS encoding isochorismatase, which encodes MPPSTLPVPPHFDPERVGKVWKVDYEARAREARAWAQQHAIPPAAQDSPRIALVLIDLQNTFCLPDFELFVAGRSGHGAVEDNIRLCRFIYQNLHHITHIVATLDTHLPMQIFHAPFLVDAEGNHPAPFTMISAEDVAAGRWRFNPHLAPVLGLTPEEGQAHLEHYVRTLAQKGKYQHTIWPFHAMLGGIGHALVPAVEEAVFFHSIARYAQPEHIIKGNHPLTEHYSALGPEVNTDPHGHPLVPPNERLVQLVKEYDAVIITGQAKSHCVAWTVNDLLDTLEQRGQGHLARRIYLLEDTTSPVVVPGADFTDAADEAYARFARRGAHRVTTEQPLDTWGIA